A single window of Pontibacillus chungwhensis DNA harbors:
- a CDS encoding ThiF family adenylyltransferase, translated as MNEAFKRTLRPVVQLEEAIEVGMNEQRTEINDPDGLVYRLTELLDGSRTNEEVATRLGITEEEVNEAIEALDGLGFIESVEVPNSFLDSELERYEANLNYYSSYSNLSKSKYDYQRSLKDAKVAVIGLGGGCLTTAYFAGLGVGEIRGVDFDTIGRSNLNRQFIFNEEDVGRLKSEVAQEKVEKINPDVKVKMYNREITSHHDLLDIIDGCDIVVSMIDTPAIVANRWVNAACYIKGIPFYQGGFLNKIVMWERLDPASGSCYDCRLINGLAQEDTEESRLRAVYNQIFSRRNTGFAPHVSMLTGFFTSEVVKYLTGYAALSKPYSQLNTETMELKQSDFEFTRVPNCPTCSQDYIEEISTLEDLIECAKEMRVVHG; from the coding sequence ATGAATGAAGCCTTTAAAAGAACATTAAGACCGGTGGTGCAGTTAGAGGAAGCGATAGAAGTTGGGATGAATGAGCAGCGTACTGAGATCAATGATCCAGATGGATTGGTTTACCGACTAACCGAGCTTTTGGATGGCAGTCGTACAAACGAAGAAGTTGCGACTAGGTTAGGGATTACAGAGGAAGAAGTAAATGAGGCGATCGAGGCCCTTGATGGACTTGGATTTATTGAATCTGTTGAAGTCCCAAACTCATTTCTTGATTCTGAACTTGAGCGATATGAAGCCAACTTGAACTATTATTCGAGCTATTCGAATCTGTCAAAAAGTAAGTATGACTATCAACGTAGTTTAAAGGACGCTAAAGTAGCCGTTATTGGTCTAGGAGGCGGGTGTCTGACGACAGCTTATTTCGCAGGTCTCGGTGTAGGGGAAATTCGGGGTGTAGACTTTGACACAATCGGACGCAGCAATTTGAACCGCCAGTTTATCTTTAATGAAGAGGATGTAGGTCGGTTAAAATCAGAAGTTGCGCAGGAAAAAGTAGAAAAGATCAATCCTGATGTGAAAGTGAAGATGTATAACCGGGAAATTACGTCCCATCATGATTTGTTAGATATCATTGATGGCTGTGACATCGTTGTAAGCATGATCGACACACCTGCGATCGTGGCCAATAGATGGGTGAACGCTGCTTGTTACATAAAAGGAATTCCGTTTTATCAAGGGGGATTCCTGAATAAAATCGTGATGTGGGAGCGGCTCGACCCTGCTAGTGGTTCTTGTTATGATTGTCGTCTTATTAACGGGCTCGCTCAGGAAGACACAGAAGAAAGCCGCTTAAGAGCCGTGTATAACCAAATTTTCTCAAGGAGGAATACCGGCTTTGCTCCCCATGTTTCGATGCTTACCGGTTTCTTTACTTCTGAAGTGGTGAAATACCTAACAGGATATGCGGCATTATCAAAGCCCTATTCTCAGTTAAATACAGAAACGATGGAACTGAAGCAGAGTGATTTTGAATTTACCAGGGTGCCGAATTGCCCTACTTGTAGTCAAGACTACATCGAGGAGATCTCAACCTTAGAAGACCTTATCGAATGCGCGAAGGAAATGAGGGTCGTCCATGGGTAA
- a CDS encoding AI-2E family transporter, whose amino-acid sequence MEENRFLKLIGGKTFFYIVAFFLFVGVTIYIYTKISFIFYPLAVILSTIVPPIILAFVAYYLLNPIVDLLERLRIKRIWGVIILILGFSGALTGMILLTAPSIEAQIKDLVQTFPDYLKQLGDTVTQWVQSSFLGPYYDDGYNWVMERLSELPQLIGTYISNGFQGVQNVASTITNTIVSIVTFPFILFFLLKDGKRFQRFVIKLFPPKFRDDTKQILTNIDIQVGSYIQGQIIVATVIGILLFIGYLIIGLDYAFTLAIIAAVTSVVPYLGPTIAIIPAAIIAIVSSPFMFIKLVIVWIAVQFLEGNFVSPNIMGRTMKIHPLTIILVLMVAGNLFGVVGVILGIPGYAIVKVIGSYLFYKFKQRYNQYYGEDRGYYEMEE is encoded by the coding sequence ATGGAGGAAAATAGATTTTTGAAACTAATTGGTGGTAAGACCTTTTTTTACATAGTAGCTTTCTTTCTTTTTGTTGGAGTAACCATTTATATATACACTAAAATTTCATTTATCTTTTATCCACTAGCGGTCATTTTATCTACTATAGTACCTCCAATAATCCTGGCATTCGTAGCCTACTATTTATTAAATCCAATTGTAGATTTGCTCGAGAGGTTAAGGATTAAAAGAATTTGGGGAGTCATCATTCTTATTCTAGGCTTTAGTGGTGCTTTAACTGGAATGATCTTGTTAACTGCTCCATCTATCGAAGCGCAGATCAAAGATTTAGTTCAAACCTTCCCTGATTATCTAAAACAGCTAGGAGATACGGTGACTCAATGGGTACAAAGTTCATTTTTAGGTCCATATTATGATGATGGTTATAACTGGGTAATGGAAAGGTTAAGTGAATTGCCACAATTAATTGGAACTTATATTTCTAATGGTTTTCAAGGGGTACAGAATGTCGCTAGTACGATTACAAATACGATTGTGTCCATTGTAACCTTTCCATTTATCTTATTTTTCTTATTAAAGGATGGTAAAAGGTTTCAACGTTTTGTCATTAAATTATTTCCGCCGAAATTTAGAGATGATACGAAACAAATCTTAACTAATATTGATATTCAAGTTGGGTCCTATATCCAAGGGCAGATTATTGTCGCTACTGTGATTGGCATTCTATTATTCATTGGTTACCTGATCATAGGTCTTGATTATGCATTTACATTAGCCATTATTGCCGCAGTCACAAGTGTTGTACCCTATTTAGGACCAACAATTGCAATTATTCCAGCTGCTATCATTGCCATTGTTAGCTCCCCATTTATGTTTATAAAGCTAGTCATTGTATGGATCGCAGTCCAATTTTTAGAAGGGAATTTCGTTTCTCCGAATATCATGGGTAGAACTATGAAAATTCATCCATTAACGATCATCCTTGTTTTAATGGTTGCGGGTAATTTATTTGGTGTTGTCGGTGTGATTCTTGGTATTCCGGGCTATGCAATCGTAAAGGTAATTGGTTCTTATCTTTTCTATAAGTTTAAGCAACGATATAACCAGTATTACGGGGAAGACCGTGGATATTATGAAATGGAAGAGTAA
- a CDS encoding PqqD family protein, with protein sequence MGNLVKEHCLDCTHLSIQQDGEEYTIGDPVIGEFIRVPEVAADVVRGFDGEKTIEEVKESVEAKYGEEVDVLDFAETLLEMGLILKINGVLLNEEVDREVNPGLQKAGSILFSKPFMVLYTLSAIAAIFLIAYSPSLFPSFRDVFLFESVGLSAMMILITISATTIIHEFAHVLAANRLGVKTKVQLNLRMVFLVAETDMSGLWSRAKKERYTPYLAGMAWDGVMILTCLLIKLFVPIAFIASFAQMVTFFLLFGVISQFVIFLRTDMYFVLINWVNTSALHEHSLVFLQKIFLSKRQDEWQRLAPHEKKHAKWFSLLYMFGGAVATFLFVYFQILPSLYGLQQAYENITQHALTNLYFWDGILVVVALLIQVGAWLIGLRTARNERQANQAVSA encoded by the coding sequence ATGGGTAACCTGGTGAAAGAGCATTGTCTCGATTGTACCCACTTATCCATCCAGCAGGACGGGGAGGAGTACACAATTGGCGATCCGGTCATCGGAGAGTTCATTCGTGTGCCAGAGGTAGCGGCAGATGTTGTAAGAGGGTTCGATGGGGAGAAGACGATTGAAGAAGTGAAAGAGAGTGTGGAGGCGAAATACGGTGAAGAAGTCGATGTACTCGATTTTGCTGAAACGCTCCTTGAAATGGGCCTTATACTCAAAATAAATGGTGTTTTATTAAATGAAGAAGTAGATCGTGAGGTAAATCCAGGTCTGCAGAAGGCAGGTAGCATCCTTTTTAGTAAGCCATTTATGGTGCTCTACACCTTGTCTGCCATAGCGGCTATCTTTCTCATTGCTTATTCTCCATCCCTATTCCCGAGCTTTAGAGATGTCTTCTTGTTTGAATCAGTCGGTCTCAGTGCGATGATGATCTTAATCACCATATCGGCTACAACGATTATTCATGAGTTTGCCCATGTACTAGCGGCCAATAGGTTAGGTGTAAAAACAAAGGTTCAGCTAAATTTACGCATGGTCTTCCTTGTGGCAGAAACGGATATGTCAGGACTCTGGTCAAGGGCCAAAAAAGAACGGTATACGCCGTACTTGGCTGGGATGGCTTGGGATGGGGTTATGATTTTAACCTGTCTTTTAATAAAACTTTTCGTGCCAATCGCGTTTATCGCATCCTTTGCCCAGATGGTCACGTTCTTTCTCTTATTTGGGGTCATCAGTCAGTTTGTTATCTTCTTAAGAACGGATATGTACTTCGTGCTGATTAACTGGGTGAACACATCAGCGCTTCATGAGCATAGTCTTGTGTTCTTACAGAAGATCTTCCTTAGTAAACGTCAAGACGAGTGGCAACGTTTAGCCCCTCATGAGAAGAAGCATGCGAAGTGGTTTTCGTTGCTTTATATGTTCGGAGGAGCTGTAGCGACCTTTTTATTCGTTTACTTTCAGATTCTCCCGTCCCTTTACGGGTTGCAGCAGGCGTATGAGAATATTACACAGCATGCGTTAACCAACCTCTATTTCTGGGATGGAATTCTAGTCGTGGTAGCGCTCTTGATTCAAGTAGGGGCTTGGTTAATTGGACTGCGCACAGCGCGAAACGAACGCCAGGCGAATCAGGCGGTCAGTGCTTAA
- a CDS encoding DUF3997 domain-containing protein — MRFRLLVTTTIMVTLLLSGCSGELKFGPGMQDFDRELPNDFRLFKASAHEMMIVPKEGTFEENNTIPSKVIKLGWNKNYIIAVQHPLKENPEKNNGVEIPDKKVENYWIIKPSKEIVGPLSKKEFTRYKDKFELGDLELKKISEYD; from the coding sequence ATGAGGTTTAGATTACTTGTCACCACTACCATAATGGTAACTTTACTACTCTCAGGGTGTAGTGGGGAGTTAAAGTTCGGGCCCGGTATGCAGGACTTTGATAGGGAACTACCTAATGATTTTAGATTGTTTAAAGCTAGTGCCCATGAAATGATGATTGTTCCGAAAGAAGGTACATTCGAAGAAAATAACACAATACCTTCTAAAGTGATAAAGCTTGGGTGGAATAAGAATTATATCATTGCAGTTCAACACCCACTTAAAGAAAATCCAGAGAAGAATAATGGTGTTGAAATCCCTGATAAGAAAGTAGAGAATTATTGGATTATTAAACCGAGCAAAGAAATAGTAGGACCGTTATCTAAAAAGGAATTTACTCGGTATAAGGATAAATTTGAATTAGGGGATTTGGAACTTAAAAAAATAAGTGAATATGATTGA
- a CDS encoding DUF6944 family repetitive protein — protein MEKEVFGAWVVAIGTTLAALGNTPSLKLPSSLAKDLDVTGNVLQGTGSAILADTEESFTLNKLGNMIQATGNSTVVSGLLFPVQRETSLTLLIKGNLLQALGSGTSLADDLNEERVLLNLYAVYGDLLQMIGNSLQAIAEGQELKGRDAQTLETTGNWVQAIGSYFSLLATLPESP, from the coding sequence ATGGAGAAGGAAGTGTTTGGAGCTTGGGTCGTTGCGATCGGGACTACTTTGGCTGCACTTGGAAATACCCCTTCCCTCAAGCTTCCCTCTTCTCTCGCTAAAGATCTCGATGTCACAGGGAATGTTCTTCAAGGAACAGGTAGCGCGATCCTTGCTGATACGGAGGAATCCTTCACGTTAAATAAACTAGGAAACATGATTCAAGCCACAGGGAATTCAACAGTTGTGAGCGGATTGTTGTTCCCTGTACAGAGAGAAACGAGCCTCACTCTCCTTATTAAAGGGAACCTCCTCCAAGCCTTAGGAAGTGGGACGTCCCTTGCTGATGACCTGAACGAAGAACGAGTACTACTTAATCTTTATGCTGTTTACGGAGATCTCCTTCAAATGATCGGGAATAGCCTGCAGGCGATCGCTGAAGGACAGGAGTTAAAAGGGCGAGATGCACAAACGCTTGAAACGACTGGGAACTGGGTTCAAGCGATCGGCTCATATTTCTCCCTCTTGGCCACTCTACCAGAGTCCCCTTAA
- a CDS encoding DUF2268 domain-containing protein (predicted Zn-dependent protease with a strongly conserved HExxH motif) — MKKLYFVAFIVFLSILTGCEESHEENQPVVLDSTENTKEVTEKETSPIKNTTISEFSVENQHFKFIPLLDSYYKYADHMEQNPLDSRSETFSSKVLQPFREEAFGEERGVFLEYEPQFEPPRNASKIKDDVQMLDKEYDHILSLVKDSLEKSSKMLPVGSTTNVYLIPFNPNYLNFMREMDGAYGLASSNVIMLFINPEYLKDNDDHIKYITAHEYQHTAHYSSSQPQQPDLIIYSLREGEADTFAQMLYPEQKPEWTKELTAREVDAIWEWAIKNRQTNDRNVFNEFVETGNSMIPKKSAYRLGYEIMQDFISRNPNVSVEDWSSMDPIEIINQTKYANKVKNE; from the coding sequence GTGAAAAAATTATATTTTGTAGCGTTTATAGTGTTTTTATCCATTTTAACAGGATGTGAAGAATCACATGAAGAGAACCAGCCCGTTGTACTAGACTCAACAGAAAACACTAAGGAAGTAACCGAAAAAGAAACGTCCCCTATTAAAAACACAACTATCTCAGAATTCAGTGTGGAAAATCAGCATTTTAAATTCATCCCTTTGCTGGACTCTTATTATAAGTATGCTGATCACATGGAACAAAACCCGTTGGACAGCCGATCAGAAACGTTTTCCTCCAAGGTTTTACAGCCATTTCGTGAGGAAGCTTTCGGGGAGGAAAGAGGCGTTTTTTTAGAATATGAACCACAATTTGAGCCCCCTCGGAATGCTAGTAAAATAAAAGACGATGTTCAAATGCTAGATAAAGAATACGATCATATTTTAAGCTTAGTCAAAGATTCTTTAGAGAAATCTTCTAAAATGTTACCCGTTGGCTCAACAACAAACGTTTATTTAATTCCTTTTAATCCAAACTATCTTAATTTTATGAGGGAGATGGATGGAGCATATGGCCTTGCTAGCTCAAACGTCATTATGTTGTTTATAAACCCTGAGTACCTAAAAGATAACGATGATCACATCAAATATATAACAGCTCATGAATATCAGCACACAGCGCACTATAGCTCAAGCCAACCACAACAACCTGATTTAATCATCTACTCATTAAGGGAAGGGGAAGCAGATACTTTTGCCCAAATGCTATACCCAGAGCAGAAACCAGAATGGACGAAGGAATTGACAGCTCGTGAAGTTGATGCCATATGGGAGTGGGCCATAAAAAATAGACAAACTAATGATCGTAACGTTTTTAATGAATTTGTAGAGACAGGTAACAGTATGATACCAAAGAAGTCCGCTTATAGACTAGGATATGAGATTATGCAGGATTTCATTAGCAGGAATCCAAATGTATCTGTGGAAGATTGGAGTAGTATGGATCCTATTGAGATCATTAACCAAACAAAATATGCGAATAAAGTAAAGAACGAATGA